The sequence below is a genomic window from Candidatus Neomarinimicrobiota bacterium.
GAGGTTCCCAAGACCGGCGGGATGCTGGTACCGGGGAGGATCTACGCCAGCCGCGAACTTATACAAAACATCGAAGGCGATCCGTGCGTTGACCAAGTGAGGAACGTCGCTCACCTTCCCGGCATCGTAAACTATTCCCTCGCCATGCCGGATATTCACTGGGGCTACGGCTTCCCCATCGGCGGCGTGGCGGCAATGGACACCGAAGACGGTGTCATCTCCCCCGGAGGTGTGGGATACGATATCAACTGCGGCGTCCGTTTGATGACCACTGATTTGCCAGTCAGTGAGGTGCGCCCTCGCATCAGGCAGATTCTGGCGCAACTCTTCCGGGACGTTCCGGCCGGTATCGGTTCGCACGGTGCCATCCCTAATCTGAGCCACAAGGGAATTGACGCAATTCTGGAGAAAGGCGCCCGCCGAGCGGTTGAGATGGGCTACGGATCGGAACATGACGCGGCTTTCATCGAGGAAAACGGCTGTCTGGAGGGAGCCGAGGCAAAGCGAGTGAGTGATCATGCCAAGAAGCGGGGCAGCAGACAGATCGGCACTCTCGGCTCAGGCAATCACTTTCTGGAGATCAATTATGTGGAACAAGTTTATGATCCCGAAACCGCTACACTCCTTGGCCTGGAGAAGAACCAGATTACGGTGATTATTCATACCGGTTCACGCGGTCTCGGCTATCAGGTTTGCAACGACTATCTAAAGACTACTCAGAAAGCAGTGGATAAGTACAACATTGATCTACCCGACCGCCAGCTCGCCTGCGCTCCCATCCGATCCGATGAAGGCCAGTCTTACCTCGCCGCCATGCGCGCCGCCGCAAACTTCGCCTTCGCAAACCGGCAGGTCATCAAGCATCTAACAGAACAAGCCCTTCTGAAGGCCCTCGGTCTGAAGTCTGAAGAATTGAAGATGCGGCTCGTTTACGATATCTGCCACAACATTGCCAAGTTTGAGACTCACGAAATCGACGGTGAAGAGGTGAAAGTGTGCGTCCACCGGAAAGGTGCCACCCGTTCGTTCGGCCCGGGGAACGCTGAGCTGCCGAGCCGCTACCGGCCTATCGGCCAGCCCGTGCTGGTGCCGGGCGACATGGGACGATACTCTTATCTCTGCGTCGGGA
It includes:
- a CDS encoding RtcB family protein codes for the protein MSKLKQVSDHIWEVPKTGGMLVPGRIYASRELIQNIEGDPCVDQVRNVAHLPGIVNYSLAMPDIHWGYGFPIGGVAAMDTEDGVISPGGVGYDINCGVRLMTTDLPVSEVRPRIRQILAQLFRDVPAGIGSHGAIPNLSHKGIDAILEKGARRAVEMGYGSEHDAAFIEENGCLEGAEAKRVSDHAKKRGSRQIGTLGSGNHFLEINYVEQVYDPETATLLGLEKNQITVIIHTGSRGLGYQVCNDYLKTTQKAVDKYNIDLPDRQLACAPIRSDEGQSYLAAMRAAANFAFANRQVIKHLTEQALLKALGLKSEELKMRLVYDICHNIAKFETHEIDGEEVKVCVHRKGATRSFGPGNAELPSRYRPIGQPVLVPGDMGRYSYLCVGTAKAMTETFGSSCHGAGRMMSRKKSSKVSREMNVIEELRKRGVEIMARGKRTITEEMPHAYKDVASVVDVMDGAGISRKVARLKPIGVIKG